Proteins encoded together in one Planctomycetota bacterium window:
- a CDS encoding HD domain-containing protein, whose product MARKFIEEIRPGDSVQQAFLLRDRQLRTQRDGAFYMDLELADRTGVVPSKFWNATRDLFEAVKPDDFVMVKARAESYRGKLQLAVTDVRRVEPSSVDLEDFLPRTKKDVAALTARLRQVAEGMSDARLRALLGAFLDDADFLRRFQRAPAGVSIHHACLGGLLEHTVAVLELALQVADAYPNLHRDLLAAGAILHDIGKLEAFDFERGFRYTDAGGLVGHLPLGASMIEHKAAALEGFPRPLLHQLLHLIYSHHGQHEFGSPVLPATAEAIALHYLDNLDAKLAAFETALLEDQNEQDHWTDWQRAFDRRLFKGRVGPEGA is encoded by the coding sequence ATGGCCAGGAAATTCATCGAGGAGATCCGCCCCGGCGACTCGGTGCAGCAGGCGTTCCTGCTGCGCGACCGCCAGCTCCGCACTCAGCGCGACGGGGCCTTCTACATGGACCTCGAGCTGGCCGACCGCACGGGCGTGGTGCCCTCGAAGTTCTGGAACGCCACGCGCGACCTCTTCGAGGCGGTCAAGCCCGACGACTTCGTGATGGTGAAGGCCCGGGCCGAGAGCTACCGCGGCAAGCTCCAGCTCGCTGTCACCGACGTGCGCCGCGTCGAGCCGTCGAGCGTGGACCTCGAGGACTTCCTCCCGCGCACGAAGAAGGACGTGGCCGCCCTCACGGCCCGCCTGCGCCAGGTGGCGGAGGGGATGAGCGACGCGCGCCTGCGCGCCCTGCTCGGCGCCTTTCTCGATGACGCCGACTTCCTCCGCCGCTTCCAGCGCGCCCCCGCCGGCGTGAGCATCCACCACGCCTGCCTGGGCGGCCTGCTCGAGCACACGGTGGCCGTGCTCGAACTCGCGCTCCAGGTGGCCGACGCCTACCCCAACCTCCACCGCGACCTGCTGGCGGCCGGCGCCATCCTGCACGACATCGGCAAGCTCGAGGCCTTCGACTTCGAGCGCGGCTTCCGCTACACCGACGCCGGCGGCCTCGTCGGCCACCTGCCCCTGGGCGCCTCGATGATCGAGCACAAGGCCGCCGCACTCGAGGGCTTCCCGCGGCCACTCCTCCACCAGCTCCTGCACCTCATCTACAGCCACCACGGCCAGCACGAATTCGGCTCGCCCGTGCTGCCCGCCACCGCCGAGGCCATCGCACTCCACTACCTCGACAACCTCGACGCCAAGCTCGCCGCCTTCGAGACCGCCCTCCTCGAGGACCAGAACGAGCAGGACCACTGGACCGACTGGCAGCGCGCCTTCGACCGTCGGCTCTTCAAGGGCCGCGTGGGACCCGAGGGCGCTTGA
- the recA gene encoding recombinase RecA, translated as MPAKKADESKDTKRDQALDRAMAQIEKEYGKGSIMRLGSHERANVAVIPTGSLTLDMALGVGGLPRGRIVEIYGPESSGKTTLTLHCVANAQRQGGIAAFVDTEHALDPLYARRLGVDVDNLLVSQPDTGEQALNIAEMLVRSNAVDILVVDSVAALVPQTELEGQMGDAQVGAQARLMSQALRKLAGVISKTNTCMIFTNQIRMKIGVMFGNPETTSGGRALRFYASVRIDIRRIGSIKSGEEIIGNRTRATVAKNKVAPPFRKAEFDIIYNRGIDRFGELIDLGVAAKLVEKSGAWISYGDLRLGQGREKAIDFLRENPKIAGELEEKIRAASPATVSSAADSSDES; from the coding sequence ATGCCCGCGAAGAAGGCCGACGAGAGCAAGGACACGAAACGCGACCAGGCGCTCGACCGCGCGATGGCCCAGATCGAGAAGGAGTACGGCAAGGGCTCGATCATGCGCCTCGGCTCGCACGAGCGCGCCAACGTGGCCGTGATCCCCACGGGGTCGCTGACCCTGGACATGGCCCTCGGCGTCGGCGGCCTGCCGCGCGGGCGCATCGTCGAAATCTACGGCCCCGAGTCCTCGGGCAAGACCACGCTCACCCTCCACTGCGTGGCCAACGCCCAGCGCCAGGGCGGCATCGCCGCCTTCGTGGACACCGAACACGCCCTCGACCCGCTCTATGCCCGGCGGCTGGGGGTGGACGTGGATAACCTGCTCGTCTCGCAGCCCGACACCGGCGAGCAGGCCCTCAACATCGCCGAGATGCTCGTGCGGTCGAACGCGGTGGACATTCTGGTGGTGGACTCCGTGGCGGCCCTGGTGCCGCAGACCGAGCTGGAAGGGCAGATGGGCGACGCGCAGGTGGGCGCGCAGGCCCGTCTCATGTCCCAGGCCCTCCGCAAGCTGGCCGGCGTGATCTCCAAGACCAATACCTGCATGATCTTCACCAACCAGATTCGCATGAAGATCGGCGTCATGTTCGGCAACCCCGAGACCACGAGCGGCGGGCGCGCCCTGCGCTTCTACGCCTCGGTGCGCATTGACATCCGCCGCATCGGCTCCATCAAGAGCGGCGAGGAGATCATCGGCAACCGCACCCGCGCCACCGTGGCCAAGAACAAGGTCGCCCCGCCCTTCCGAAAGGCCGAGTTCGACATCATCTACAACCGCGGCATTGACCGCTTCGGCGAACTCATTGACCTCGGCGTCGCGGCCAAGCTCGTCGAGAAATCCGGCGCCTGGATCTCCTACGGCGACCTGCGCCTCGGCCAGGGACGCGAGAAGGCGATCGACTTCCTCCGCGAGAACCCCAAGATCGCCGGCGAGCTCGAGGAGAAGATTCGAGCCGCCTCTCCGGCCACGGTCTCCAGCGCTGCCGATTCCAGCGATGAGAGCTGA
- the alaS gene encoding alanine--tRNA ligase, producing MKTDDIRESFLRFFEERGHVRLPSDSLVPADDPTLLFTGAGMNQFKDEFQGKGRFHTGLRRACTSQKCLRTGDLENVGRTPSHHTFFEMLGNFSFGDYFKLEAMQWAWELVVRNYGIDPNRLAVTCYEGDDEAYGIWRDVVGIPPERIFRFGEHANYWPADAPSTAPPGTLCGPCAEIFYDYGKEIGCRRPTCDPSCNCSRFIEVWNLVFQQFMKQDDGSLKPLPIKNIDTGAGLERVACVLQGVRTDYETDIFAPIVAQVSQLSGRRPEAGTAERTRIHRISDHVRGASFVIADGVLPGNKGRGYVLRRILRRAVRDGHDLGLNEPFLFRLVPTVVDVMGRAYPDLAARRENLARIIKAEEESFLATLSRGSAILSERIAQAKDSGATALSPDVAADLWDTYGFPFEITQQICEEAGLSVDRAGFEADMERRQAGSKGGEQFGQVFDTSALAQVKGFAKPTAFRGYDTEEAEATILAIVTDDHLVEVASEGDAVILVLDHTPFYGESGGQVGDEGILESSTARVEITATSRAGEYFHHHGRVVQGTVRRGDRVRAVVAGDRRAAIRRNHTATHLLHWALRKVLGAHAEQAGSLVAPDRLRFDFTHFAPLTPQEVERVEELVNERILENSEVTATETTLEEAKAQGAMALFGEKYADNVRMISVGDFSKELCGGTHADRTGDIGLFKITSETGIAAGVRRIEAVTGHAAYRRVVEQEALLARLGEVLKAPRERLVARAEEVVEETKRLGRELEKAKRQSFAGAAAGGPFQEKARVGDSVVIAGALEGAKPDDLRLAADGLRKKHPSAAILIGTSAEGTASLLCALTPDLVKRGLHAGNLVKDAAKHIGGGGGGRPDLAQAGGKNPAGLQAALDAGVAALTALLGKNQA from the coding sequence ATGAAGACCGACGACATCCGCGAGAGCTTCCTGCGCTTCTTCGAAGAGCGCGGCCACGTGCGCCTGCCCAGCGACTCCCTGGTCCCAGCCGACGACCCCACGCTGCTGTTCACCGGCGCCGGGATGAACCAGTTCAAGGACGAGTTCCAGGGCAAGGGCCGCTTCCACACGGGTCTGCGCCGCGCCTGCACGAGCCAAAAGTGCCTGCGCACGGGCGACCTGGAGAACGTCGGCCGCACCCCTTCGCACCACACCTTCTTCGAGATGCTGGGCAACTTCTCCTTCGGCGACTACTTCAAGCTTGAGGCCATGCAATGGGCCTGGGAACTCGTGGTCAGGAACTACGGGATTGACCCAAATCGCCTCGCCGTAACGTGTTACGAAGGCGACGACGAGGCTTACGGCATCTGGCGCGACGTCGTGGGCATCCCCCCCGAGCGCATCTTCCGCTTCGGCGAGCACGCCAACTACTGGCCCGCCGACGCGCCCAGCACCGCGCCCCCTGGCACCCTCTGCGGCCCATGCGCCGAAATCTTCTACGATTACGGCAAGGAGATCGGCTGCCGACGGCCCACCTGCGACCCCTCGTGCAACTGCTCGCGCTTCATCGAGGTCTGGAACCTCGTGTTCCAGCAGTTCATGAAGCAGGACGATGGCAGCCTCAAGCCCTTGCCTATCAAGAACATAGACACTGGCGCCGGCCTCGAGCGCGTGGCCTGCGTGCTTCAGGGGGTCAGGACTGACTACGAGACCGACATCTTCGCGCCCATCGTCGCCCAGGTGAGCCAGCTCAGCGGCCGGCGGCCCGAGGCGGGCACGGCCGAGCGCACCCGCATCCACCGCATCAGCGACCACGTGCGCGGCGCCTCGTTCGTCATTGCCGATGGCGTGCTGCCCGGCAACAAAGGGCGCGGCTACGTGCTGCGCCGCATCCTGCGTCGCGCCGTGCGCGACGGCCACGACCTCGGCCTCAACGAGCCGTTCCTCTTCAGGCTCGTGCCCACGGTGGTGGACGTGATGGGCCGTGCCTATCCCGACCTGGCCGCCCGCCGCGAGAACCTCGCCCGCATCATCAAGGCCGAGGAGGAGAGCTTCCTCGCCACCCTCAGCCGTGGCTCCGCCATCCTCTCCGAACGCATCGCTCAGGCCAAGGACAGCGGGGCCACAGCCTTGTCGCCCGACGTAGCTGCCGATCTGTGGGACACTTACGGCTTCCCCTTCGAGATCACCCAGCAGATCTGCGAGGAAGCCGGGCTGAGCGTGGACCGCGCCGGCTTCGAGGCCGACATGGAGCGCCGCCAGGCGGGCAGCAAGGGCGGCGAGCAGTTCGGCCAAGTGTTTGACACGTCGGCACTTGCACAGGTCAAGGGCTTCGCCAAGCCCACCGCATTCAGGGGCTACGACACCGAAGAAGCCGAAGCCACCATCCTCGCCATCGTGACCGACGATCACCTCGTCGAGGTGGCCAGCGAAGGCGACGCCGTGATCCTCGTGCTCGACCACACCCCCTTCTACGGCGAGAGCGGCGGCCAGGTCGGCGACGAGGGCATCCTCGAGTCCTCCACGGCCCGCGTTGAGATCACGGCCACCAGCCGCGCCGGCGAGTACTTTCACCACCACGGTCGCGTGGTTCAGGGCACCGTGCGTCGCGGCGACCGGGTGCGCGCCGTTGTCGCGGGCGACCGCCGCGCCGCCATCCGCCGCAACCACACGGCCACACACCTCCTCCACTGGGCCCTGCGAAAGGTGCTCGGCGCCCACGCCGAGCAGGCCGGCTCGCTCGTCGCGCCCGACCGCCTGCGGTTCGACTTCACCCACTTCGCCCCCCTCACGCCGCAGGAAGTCGAACGCGTGGAAGAACTTGTGAACGAGCGTATCCTCGAGAACAGCGAAGTTACGGCCACTGAAACAACCCTCGAGGAAGCCAAGGCCCAGGGCGCCATGGCCCTCTTCGGCGAGAAGTACGCCGATAACGTCCGCATGATCAGCGTCGGCGACTTCTCGAAGGAGCTCTGCGGCGGCACCCACGCCGACCGCACCGGCGACATCGGCCTCTTCAAGATCACGAGCGAGACGGGCATCGCGGCCGGCGTGCGGCGCATCGAAGCCGTCACCGGCCACGCCGCTTACCGCCGCGTGGTCGAGCAGGAGGCGCTGCTCGCCCGCCTGGGCGAAGTGCTCAAGGCCCCCCGCGAGCGCCTCGTTGCGCGGGCCGAAGAGGTCGTCGAGGAAACCAAGCGCCTCGGTCGCGAGCTGGAGAAGGCCAAGCGCCAGAGCTTTGCGGGCGCGGCCGCCGGCGGCCCCTTCCAGGAGAAGGCCCGCGTGGGCGACTCGGTCGTCATCGCCGGCGCCCTCGAGGGCGCCAAGCCCGACGACCTGCGCCTCGCCGCCGACGGCCTCCGCAAGAAGCATCCCTCGGCCGCCATCCTCATCGGCACGAGCGCCGAGGGCACCGCCAGCCTGCTGTGCGCCCTCACCCCCGACCTCGTCAAGCGCGGCCTCCACGCCGGCAACCTGGTCAAGGACGCCGCGAAGCACATCGGCGGCGGCGGCGGCGGACGCCCCGACCTCGCCCAGGCCGGCGGCAAGAACCCCGCAGGCCTCCAGGCCGCCCTCGACGCCGGCGTGGCCGCCCTCACCGCGCTGCTCGGCAAGAACCAGGCCTGA
- a CDS encoding right-handed parallel beta-helix repeat-containing protein, with protein sequence MSHSLRPCCVALALFVGACMPARMAGVKPGPNTLFVATDGNDAWSGTLPRPNRARTDGPFASLSRARDVVRARGAASGATVYVRGGTYFLDEPLVLGPQDSGSEQGPVVYAAYPGERPVFSGGRRITGWSLPQQGNVWTAEIPEAKAGKWYPQQLFVNGQRRTRARIPNEGYLLNNGPIEPLTDRKKAMSDPNAKNGFRFKPGDIKRWANLDDAVIYQFHSWTASLHWIQELDEAAGIVRFTAPANWPTGYWTTHERYYVENVPEALDAPGEWYLDRATGVLAHWPLPGENLARAEVIAPRLRHLVRLEGDPAAGRLVEHVQFRGLSFQHADWLVKDKGEADGQAAVFLDAALMARGAQHCAFDRCEVAHVGEYALWLGAGCKDNRIIQCHLHDLGGGGVKLGETASPKGDADAAARNVVDNCFIHDTGHVFPAGVGVWIGRSSHNRVSHNEICDLNYTGVSVGWSWGYAPSSAHHNIIECNHIHHVGRGVLGDMGGIYTLGISPGTVLRGNVIHDVYSPGIGGGTGIYPDEGSSEILIENNLVYHTEQGCFSQHYGRENLVRNNLWALSQHGEVTRHRQEEHSSFTFERNIVLSANGQPLAGNWSNGKYTMERNLYWDTSTPDPDFDGLTFEDWQALGRDRGSLVADPLFVRSPAFRRTSLSPADFELSAASPALRLGFVPFDASKAGLYGEREWVRLPNTIVRKPFTPPPPKPRFPETLDDGFETTPVAEQAAWATASGEEGGASIRVSDEAAASGQRSLKFTDAPGLKHDWQPHLVYAPRYHRGVARLSFDVRLEPGASFVHEWRDASQPYLIGPSIAIVGGASAPRDAVGGVSPVGGVSSRRDPRDGDVPPTMQLTAGGKPLATVPLGKWIRIEIVAGLGKQATGTYDMSIAIEGRPPQRFERLPVGSPAWKSLRWLGFISMAREKAILYLDNVRLERR encoded by the coding sequence ATGTCTCACAGCCTGAGACCCTGCTGCGTCGCACTCGCGCTGTTCGTGGGGGCCTGCATGCCGGCGAGAATGGCCGGCGTGAAGCCAGGGCCGAACACGCTCTTCGTGGCAACCGACGGCAACGACGCCTGGTCGGGCACGCTGCCGCGGCCGAATCGCGCCCGCACCGACGGGCCGTTTGCCTCGCTCTCCCGGGCGCGCGACGTGGTGCGCGCCCGCGGCGCGGCAAGCGGCGCAACGGTCTACGTTCGGGGCGGCACCTACTTCCTCGACGAGCCGCTCGTCCTCGGGCCACAGGACTCCGGCAGCGAGCAGGGGCCGGTCGTCTACGCTGCCTACCCCGGCGAGAGGCCCGTGTTCAGCGGCGGGCGCCGCATCACGGGCTGGAGCTTGCCGCAACAGGGCAACGTGTGGACCGCCGAGATTCCCGAGGCGAAGGCGGGCAAGTGGTACCCCCAGCAACTCTTCGTGAACGGCCAGCGCCGCACGCGGGCGCGAATCCCCAACGAAGGGTATCTCCTCAACAACGGCCCCATCGAGCCCCTCACCGACCGCAAGAAGGCGATGAGCGACCCCAACGCGAAGAACGGCTTCCGCTTCAAGCCCGGCGACATCAAACGCTGGGCGAACCTCGACGATGCGGTGATCTACCAGTTTCACTCCTGGACGGCTTCGCTCCATTGGATCCAGGAGTTGGACGAGGCGGCGGGCATCGTGCGCTTCACCGCGCCCGCCAACTGGCCGACGGGCTACTGGACGACGCACGAGCGCTATTACGTCGAGAACGTGCCCGAGGCGCTCGACGCCCCAGGCGAGTGGTACCTCGACCGGGCGACGGGCGTGCTGGCTCACTGGCCGCTGCCGGGCGAGAACCTGGCGAGAGCCGAGGTCATCGCGCCGCGTCTGCGCCATCTCGTCCGTCTGGAAGGCGACCCCGCCGCGGGCAGGCTCGTCGAGCACGTGCAGTTCCGCGGCCTGTCGTTCCAGCACGCCGACTGGCTGGTCAAGGACAAAGGCGAGGCCGACGGCCAGGCCGCCGTGTTCCTCGACGCGGCCCTCATGGCGCGCGGCGCGCAGCACTGCGCCTTCGACCGTTGCGAGGTTGCCCACGTGGGCGAATACGCCCTCTGGCTCGGAGCCGGCTGCAAAGACAACCGCATCATCCAGTGCCACCTGCACGACCTCGGCGGCGGGGGCGTGAAGCTCGGCGAAACGGCCAGCCCCAAAGGCGACGCCGACGCCGCCGCGCGTAACGTGGTGGACAACTGCTTCATCCACGACACGGGCCACGTCTTCCCCGCGGGCGTGGGCGTGTGGATCGGCCGCAGCAGCCACAACCGCGTGAGCCACAACGAAATCTGCGACCTCAACTACACCGGCGTCAGCGTCGGCTGGTCCTGGGGCTACGCCCCCAGCTCCGCCCACCACAACATCATCGAGTGCAACCACATCCACCACGTCGGCCGCGGCGTGCTCGGCGACATGGGCGGCATCTACACCCTCGGCATCTCGCCCGGCACCGTGCTCCGCGGCAACGTCATCCACGACGTCTACTCGCCCGGCATCGGCGGCGGCACGGGCATCTACCCCGACGAGGGGAGCAGCGAGATCCTCATCGAGAACAACCTCGTCTACCACACCGAGCAGGGCTGCTTCTCCCAGCACTACGGCCGCGAGAACCTCGTCCGCAACAACCTCTGGGCGCTCTCCCAGCACGGCGAGGTCACCCGCCACCGCCAGGAGGAGCACTCCTCCTTCACCTTCGAGCGCAACATCGTCCTCTCCGCCAACGGCCAGCCCCTCGCCGGCAACTGGAGCAACGGCAAGTACACGATGGAGCGGAACCTCTACTGGGACACCTCGACGCCCGACCCCGACTTCGACGGCCTGACGTTCGAGGATTGGCAGGCCCTGGGGCGCGACCGAGGCTCGCTCGTCGCCGACCCCCTCTTCGTTCGGAGTCCCGCCTTCAGGCGGACTTCGCTTTCCCCCGCCGACTTCGAGCTGAGTGCGGCCTCCCCCGCCTTGAGGCTCGGCTTCGTGCCCTTCGACGCGAGCAAGGCCGGCCTCTACGGCGAGCGCGAGTGGGTGCGGCTGCCGAACACCATCGTCCGCAAGCCCTTCACGCCCCCGCCGCCGAAGCCGCGCTTCCCCGAGACGCTCGACGACGGCTTCGAGACCACGCCCGTCGCCGAGCAGGCCGCCTGGGCGACGGCCTCGGGCGAAGAGGGCGGCGCCTCGATCCGCGTCAGCGACGAGGCCGCCGCCAGTGGCCAGCGGAGCCTCAAGTTCACCGACGCACCCGGCCTGAAGCACGACTGGCAGCCGCATCTCGTCTACGCGCCGCGCTATCATCGGGGCGTGGCGCGCCTGAGCTTCGACGTGCGGCTAGAGCCGGGGGCCAGCTTCGTCCACGAGTGGCGCGACGCCTCGCAGCCCTACCTCATCGGCCCCTCGATTGCCATTGTGGGCGGGGCCTCTGCGCCCCGCGACGCTGTGGGCGGCGTGTCCCCTGTGGGCGGCGTGTCCTCACGCCGCGATCCGCGGGACGGGGACGTCCCGCCCACAATGCAACTGACGGCCGGCGGCAAGCCCCTGGCGACGGTGCCGCTGGGCAAGTGGATTCGCATCGAGATCGTGGCCGGCCTTGGCAAGCAGGCCACCGGCACCTATGATATGTCTATCGCCATCGAGGGCCGGCCCCCGCAGCGCTTCGAGCGGCTCCCCGTCGGCAGCCCCGCCTGGAAGAGCCTGCGCTGGCTCGGCTTCATCAGCATGGCGAGGGAGAAGGCGATTCTCTACCTCGACAACGTGAGGCTCGAGCGGCGATGA
- a CDS encoding SGNH/GDSL hydrolase family protein has protein sequence MQRRGFLRRIGGAAVLALAGNTRAAEKAAPQPTPPPNDPDGGLKWHDIRDWGVEGKGWADTEKPFDRLPARAKDKVRPPVWSLSRHSAGLCVRFQTDAAALSARWTLTSPNLAMNHMPATGVSGLDLYARDDAGRWRWLAVGRPTAARNQAQLVGGLPPGRRAYVLYLPLYNGVESVEVGLDPKAAVEPLPPRKTKPMVFYGTSILQGGCASRPGMAHTAILGRRLDRAVINLGFSGNGTLDPEVADLMAELDPCVYVIDCLPNLGADAVAERTGPFVRTLRAKHPATPIVLVEDRTYASAWLLPSQRTRNDANRTALRRAFDALVAAGVQGLHLVQGEHLFGDDAEATVDGSHATDLGFARMADALEPILKPLV, from the coding sequence ATGCAGAGACGAGGATTCCTGCGACGGATAGGCGGTGCGGCGGTTCTCGCGCTGGCCGGCAACACGCGAGCAGCGGAGAAGGCCGCGCCCCAACCCACGCCGCCCCCAAACGACCCCGACGGCGGCCTCAAGTGGCACGACATCCGCGACTGGGGCGTCGAGGGCAAGGGCTGGGCCGACACGGAGAAGCCGTTCGACCGCCTGCCCGCCCGGGCCAAGGACAAGGTGCGGCCGCCCGTGTGGAGCCTCAGCCGCCACTCAGCCGGCCTGTGCGTGCGCTTCCAGACCGATGCCGCGGCCCTCTCGGCCCGCTGGACCCTCACCTCGCCCAACCTGGCGATGAACCACATGCCGGCGACCGGCGTGAGCGGCCTCGACCTCTACGCGCGCGACGACGCCGGCCGCTGGCGCTGGCTCGCCGTCGGGCGGCCGACCGCGGCCAGGAACCAGGCGCAACTCGTCGGCGGCCTGCCGCCGGGCAGGCGGGCCTACGTCCTCTACCTGCCCCTCTACAACGGTGTCGAATCCGTCGAGGTCGGCCTCGACCCCAAGGCCGCCGTCGAACCGCTGCCGCCGCGGAAGACCAAGCCCATGGTCTTCTACGGCACCTCGATCCTCCAGGGCGGCTGCGCCTCGCGGCCCGGCATGGCCCACACGGCCATCCTCGGCCGCCGCCTCGACCGCGCCGTCATCAACCTCGGCTTCTCGGGCAACGGCACCCTGGACCCCGAGGTCGCCGACCTGATGGCGGAGCTGGACCCGTGCGTCTACGTCATTGACTGCCTGCCGAACCTGGGCGCCGATGCCGTGGCCGAGCGCACCGGCCCGTTCGTGCGCACCCTGCGCGCGAAGCACCCCGCCACGCCCATCGTCCTGGTCGAAGACCGCACCTATGCCAGCGCCTGGCTCCTCCCCTCGCAGCGAACCCGCAACGACGCCAACCGCACCGCACTGCGCCGGGCCTTCGACGCCCTCGTCGCCGCCGGCGTGCAAGGGCTGCATCTCGTGCAGGGCGAGCACCTGTTCGGCGACGACGCCGAGGCGACCGTGGACGGCTCGCACGCGACCGACCTCGGCTTTGCCCGCATGGCGGACGCGCTGGAGCCGATCCTCAAGCCGCTCGTCTAG
- a CDS encoding type II CAAX endopeptidase family protein: MLERLKRVVLCRESLLLLYATAVLCALGYHNRFGIAEPEHALLERWVTQGVLYTAAAALFSALVLRRNPVKLGLEFGDARLWVRYVLLFGLGMGAAILVITRLDPAFASYYSHHRPAGDSASAFLAYAACYAVYLFGWEYFYRGFLLFGLEPKLGDFAAVVQAVPFALLHIGKPEVETYSSIAGGVILGVLALRARSLWPCFVLHAFVALWLSACLLYVWR; the protein is encoded by the coding sequence ATGCTCGAACGCCTCAAGCGCGTCGTGCTCTGCCGCGAGAGCCTGCTGCTGCTCTACGCCACGGCGGTGCTGTGCGCGCTGGGCTATCACAACCGCTTCGGCATAGCCGAGCCCGAGCACGCGCTGCTCGAGCGCTGGGTAACGCAGGGCGTGCTCTACACGGCGGCGGCCGCGCTGTTCTCGGCGCTCGTCCTGCGCCGCAATCCCGTGAAACTGGGCCTCGAGTTCGGCGATGCGCGGCTGTGGGTGCGGTACGTGCTGCTCTTCGGCCTCGGGATGGGCGCGGCGATTCTCGTGATCACGCGGCTCGATCCTGCCTTCGCGAGTTACTACAGCCATCATCGCCCGGCAGGCGACAGCGCCTCCGCGTTCCTCGCCTATGCGGCGTGCTACGCCGTCTACCTGTTCGGCTGGGAGTACTTCTACCGCGGCTTCCTGCTCTTCGGGCTGGAGCCGAAGCTGGGCGATTTCGCCGCCGTCGTGCAGGCCGTGCCGTTCGCCCTCCTGCACATCGGCAAGCCGGAGGTCGAGACGTACAGCTCGATCGCCGGCGGCGTGATTCTGGGCGTGCTGGCGCTGCGCGCGCGGAGCCTGTGGCCCTGCTTCGTGCTGCACGCCTTCGTGGCGCTGTGGCTGAGCGCCTGCCTGCTCTATGTGTGGCGCTGA
- a CDS encoding sulfatase produces the protein MPRPNILYIHSHDTGRYVQPYGYPVPTPHIQRLAEQGVVFRQNFCAMPSCSSSRAALLTGMMPHNNGMLGLAHRGWALYDYRTHIVHTLRKAGYRSTLCGVQHVARDASVIGYDEILKPASGKAEGVSAAAAEFLRGRPPQPFFLSVGFNETHRAFREPGPAEDPRWCRPPDPLPDTPATRRDMASFKASARALDAGMGAVFDALDAAGLADNTLVICTTDHGLAFPCMKCNLTDHGTGVMLILRGPGGFAGGRVCDAMVTHLDLFPTVCDLLGIERPAWLQGASLLPLVRGEAEETHDAIFTEVTYHAAYEPMRAVRTRRWKYIRRFDGRATGVMPNCDDSPSKDVWLAAGWRQRPVAAEQLYDLAFDPNEACNLAGEAACAATLDEMRGRLDRWMRETDDPLLRGRVPAPPGAKVNPADGLSPNEPVVPAS, from the coding sequence ATGCCCCGCCCGAACATCCTCTACATCCACTCGCACGACACGGGCCGCTACGTGCAGCCCTACGGCTATCCCGTGCCCACGCCGCACATCCAGCGCCTCGCCGAGCAGGGCGTGGTGTTCCGCCAGAACTTCTGCGCCATGCCCTCGTGCTCGTCGAGCCGCGCGGCCCTGCTCACCGGCATGATGCCGCACAACAACGGCATGCTCGGCCTCGCCCACCGTGGATGGGCGCTCTACGACTACCGCACCCACATCGTCCACACCCTCCGCAAGGCGGGCTATCGCTCGACCCTGTGCGGCGTGCAGCACGTGGCCCGCGACGCCAGCGTGATCGGCTACGACGAAATCCTCAAGCCGGCGAGCGGCAAGGCCGAAGGTGTGTCGGCCGCGGCCGCCGAGTTCCTGCGCGGCCGGCCGCCGCAGCCGTTCTTCCTCTCGGTGGGCTTCAACGAGACCCATCGCGCCTTCCGCGAGCCCGGCCCCGCCGAGGACCCGCGCTGGTGCCGCCCGCCCGACCCGCTGCCCGACACGCCCGCGACGCGGCGCGACATGGCCTCCTTCAAGGCCTCGGCCCGCGCGCTCGATGCCGGCATGGGCGCCGTGTTCGATGCCCTCGATGCCGCCGGCCTCGCCGACAACACGCTCGTCATCTGCACCACCGACCACGGCCTCGCCTTCCCCTGCATGAAGTGCAACCTCACGGACCACGGCACCGGCGTGATGCTCATCCTCCGCGGACCCGGCGGCTTCGCGGGCGGCCGCGTGTGCGACGCGATGGTGACCCACCTGGACCTCTTCCCCACCGTGTGCGACCTGCTGGGCATCGAGCGGCCGGCGTGGCTCCAGGGCGCGTCGCTGCTGCCCCTCGTGCGCGGCGAGGCCGAGGAGACTCACGACGCCATCTTCACCGAGGTCACCTACCACGCCGCCTACGAGCCGATGCGGGCCGTGCGCACCAGGCGCTGGAAGTACATCCGCCGCTTCGACGGCCGGGCGACCGGCGTGATGCCCAACTGCGATGACAGCCCGTCGAAGGACGTGTGGCTCGCCGCCGGCTGGCGCCAGCGGCCCGTCGCCGCCGAACAACTCTACGACCTCGCCTTCGACCCCAACGAGGCCTGCAACCTGGCCGGCGAGGCCGCCTGCGCGGCAACGCTCGACGAGATGCGCGGCCGGCTCGACCGCTGGATGCGCGAGACCGACGACCCGCTGCTCCGCGGCCGTGTGCCCGCGCCGCCGGGCGCCAAGGTGAACCCCGCCGACGGCCTGTCGCCCAACGAGCCCGTCGTGCCCGCGTCCTAG